A section of the Symphalangus syndactylus isolate Jambi chromosome 19, NHGRI_mSymSyn1-v2.1_pri, whole genome shotgun sequence genome encodes:
- the OR14I1 gene encoding olfactory receptor 14I1 — protein MDNLTKVTEFLLMEFSGIWELQVLHGGLFLLIYLAALVGNLLIITVLTLDQHLHTPMYFFLKNLSVLDLCYISVTVPKSIHNSLTHRSSISYLGCVAQVYFFFAFASAELAFLTVMSYDRYVAICHPLQYRAVMTSGRCYQMAVTTWLSCLSYAAVHTGNMFWEHLSRSNVIHQFFCDIPHVLALGSCEVFSVEFLTLALSSCLVLGCFILMVISYFQIFSTVLRIPSGQSRAKAFSTCSPQLIVIMLFLTTGLFAALGPIAKTLSIQDLVIALTYTVLPPFLNPIIYSLRNKEIKRAMWRLFVKIYFPQK, from the coding sequence ATGGACAATCTCACAAAAGTGACAGAATTCTTGCTGATGGAGTTTTCTGGTATCTGGGAGCTGCAGGTGCTACACGGTGGGCTGTTTCTGCTGATTTATCTGGCAGCCCTggtggggaacctgctcatcatcaCGGTTCTCACTCTTGATCAGCATCTTCACAcacccatgtacttcttcctgaAGAACCTCTCCGTTTTGGATCTGTGCTACATCTCAGTCACCGTGCCTAAATCCATCCATAACTCCCTGACTCACAGAAGCTCCATCTCTTATCTTGGCTGTGTGGCtcaagtctattttttctttgcctttgcatCTGCTGAGCTGGCCTTCCTCACTGTCATGTCCTATGACCGCTATGTTGCCATTTGCCACCCCCTCCAATACAGAGCCGTGATGACATCAGGAAGGTGCTATCAGATGGCAGTCACCACCTGGCTAAGCTGCTTGTCCTATGCAGCCGTCCACACTGGCAACATGTTTTGGGAGCACCTTTCCAGATCCAACGTGATCCACCAGTTCTTCTGTGACATCCCTCACGTGTTGGCCCTGGGTTCCTGTGAGGTTTTCTCTGTAGAGTTTTTGACCCTGGCCCTGAGCTCATGCTTGGTTCTGGGATGCTTTATTCTCATGGTGATctcctatttccaaatcttctCAACGGTGCTCAGAATCCCTTCAGGACAGAGTAGAGcaaaagccttctccacctgctcCCCCCAGCTCATTGTCATCATGCTCTTTCTTACCACAGGGCTCTTCGCTGCCTTAGGACCAATTGCAAAAACTCTGTCCATTCAGGATTTGGTGATTGCTCTGACATACACAGTTTTGCCTCCCTTCCTCAATCCCATCATATATAGTCTTAGGAATAAGGAGATTAAAAGAGCCATGTGGAGACTATTTGTGAAGATATATTTTCCGCAAAAGTAG